TATTTGGGATCAAGAATGACcaccatattttttactttcgGTAACCAGATGCTGCCATTTGTTGAGATGGAGAAGGCTGGAGGAGGATCTAATTTAGATGGGAAGATGATGAATTTTAGATATGTTCTTTGAGTCTCCCCATGAGATCGCCAAGTAGAGGTGTTGAGTGGGCTCAGGGATAAGATCTGCAAAGAGTCATTTGATAAGTAGCTAAAGCCATGAGAGTAGATGAGATAGCTTAGGGGGAAAGTGTGTAGATGAGAAAAGACCTAGAACAACTGCCTTTCACTCTCTAGCCATACCTGCTGGAAAGTGGCAAGCCACTTTACTGGTTTGtgatagaaaaggcctgaaaAAGAACTGTGAATCACTGAGACAAAGTAGTTATTGTTTGTGCTGCTGCAGGCCCTTCTGAAATGATCATCCTGGTTAATATTAATCTTCGGGGCACTTACCAAACACGTGCTAAACATTACCTACAATGTCTCACTCAATGTTGAAAATCCTGTGAGGCAGGtacaattattatttctattttgcagatgaggatgCTAAGGCCATCAGAAATTCAGGAATGTGAAGGCCCACAGGTGCTGCCTAAGTCCATAGCTCAGttataataatagctaatgtttGGGTGCCTGCTGTGTGCAAACATGTTACATTGGCTATACAACATTCTACCCTGGAGAGCTAGGTGATATAATTCGCATTTTACAAGCAGGTGAGGCTCAGAAGGATTAAATTACACAAGATCACAAGGCTAGTGAGAGGGGGAGCTGGGATTTAAATCCAGATAAGTGAACTCCAGAGCTAGTACTTCTAACTGCTCTGCACATTACCTTCAGATCAGGCCATCTGGAGATGTGGTGAACACTCTACATCTACACCCGCTCCTACACCTCAGaccctctcccccccaccccacccccagatcaAGGCTGAATTCTCCCCCACAGCAACAGTGTGTGGTTTCAGTATGCCAGCCAGGGGCCCTCACCTCTCATCACATTTATTCCCATCCAGTTCTCTCTGCAACCAAGGTTCACGTAGATGATTGGATTATTGTGACTGCAGGCTGGAGAGATTTGGTTTAAAGACCAAGCTAAAAATGTCttctgagattttaaaaaaattttacattattaGAGCCTGGCTGGGGTTTGTTTTCAAAGGCCAGGGACAATCAAACCGAGGGACAGCTTCCCAGGGCAAACACTGTCTACCCCCAGCTTCATGGGATAGGAGCCAGGAGGGAATCTTGAGCACTGGCTGAGGAAAAGTACTGGTGGGGTAGGAGAGGTGGGGAATCCTGGGTGGAAACTGGAACCCTGGCAAATCTCTCCCGAGCTTCACCTTGAGCCTCTAGGGTCCTTAAGGTTTCAGGAGATCTGACAACCCTGGCGAATGATTTGCAGAattgtgtgcctgtgtgcattTTACCCAGGCTAAGAGTCTTGAGTGTTTTTCAATTTCTAACAGCGGGAGGGACTGTCAAATGGTATAGAACTACTGGATTTAGGTAATCTGTGAAGTTCCTTTTTTAAACTAACCTCTAGGATCTAGTGTCCCACTGAGCCAGATGACTCCTGAAACTACTTTAAATCCTAGAGAAAGACTTCCTAGATGTAGATTAACTTTGTAAATGTCCATGGTTACCATAAACCTTTCTATTCCCTTTTGGGCTCTTTGAAATCCTTTTACTAAAACTGGGTTTATTCATCCATTTCTTTCCCGATTGGTTCTCAAGAGCCAGCCCTTGCCTACTTTGGGGAGAAGTTCTGAGCAGCTGTTCCCACACCttacccccagcccttctcatGAGACAGTTCTGGCCAAGCAATGGCTTTTCTGAGGCTCAAGCCTTGGGAAGTTCTGAGAGCCAAGAGGATGCAAGGTAGAAGGAACTGCCTTGCAGGGAGGTCTCAGTGGAGCTATTACTAGGAATTTATTCAACACCTCAGGCAGCAATTTCCCCCCTTGAGACCTGTCCAGAAAAAACTTCCCAGAGCAAATAACAGACTGGGTAACAGCTGGGGTGGAAGTATCAATCATCAAACCGATCTGGGCCACCCAGGGTGGAAAGCACGTAGAGTCGCCGGGCTGGAACTcactcccccctcctccccacgGGGAGGTACATGGGCGGGGAATCCAAActgggtcttccgcatggcaggcgaggattctgccaCAGAACCACCCGCACACCCTCTCATCCCCCTTAATGAAGGACAGCAGCAATGATCAGCGCATTCTCAAGACTGGGTTTAATTCGGTTAGGGTTTATTGGAGGAACGCGGCCCCTGGAGAAAAGGGCCTTCTTAACTGCCCCTGCGCCACCCGTGCCCGCAGAGGGAACTGATCTTTGGGCCCGGGTAGGTCCCACCGTAACCCGGTGTCCCGTCACTTCCCTGGGGGCACCCGGACTCCGAGGGCCATCGTTCCAAAGTTCGGCTGAGTTGACGCTCGGAATTTGGTGGGGTTCTCAGTGCCAAGGAGTGAGTGAGGCAGTAGCAGCCGCTGGGAGACGGCGCACTGAGCCAGGCAGTCCAGACAGGCCGCTCCCGGCTCGCTGTGCGCTCCCCGGACTTGCCCCTGCAGCCTATAAAGCGAGGAAGTCCGCGGGCGGCGAGTAAGGCTCCTGCGCGGAGGCGGGCGCAAAGTCTTTCAGGAAGGCCCTGGCTGGGCCGTCTGCCCAGGGGAAGAAAGACTCGGCCAGGGCATCCGAACCTTGGCGTCCCCGAGTATTGGCCTCGGGACCCTCGCAGCCTCCTAAAGCTTCCGCCACCGTTTGCGCCCCGGTTGCCGCTCTAGGTCGGAAAGGTCAGGGTGCAGGTTTTCCAGGGACCAgcgcccccccctccccccgcgtCACTCCCACCCTGTTCGGCTCATACGGGTGGGTCTAGGCGAGACTTGGGCAGGGTGCCCGCCGGCCCGCTCAGTCCTCCGCTACACCGGCCGCGTCTTCCAGGGCGCACGGGCGTCGCGCAGAGAGCGGTCGTGAGGCAGCGCGGCGAAGGCCGAGTGGCGCAGCTGGCAGCCGATGAAGAGGACCACGAGCGCCACGGAGAGCAGCAGCAGGAAGAAGAGCAGCAGGTAAGTAGGTAGGTCGGGCTTTGCGGCCGCGCCGTCCCGCACACCGCGCGCCGTGGCCAGCTCCAGCGGCAAAGCGCCCTCTGCCTTGACCGTGGCTCCCGGGGCCAGGGCGCCGCCTGCCGCCGCCTCGGGGCCGCCCGTGGTGTTGAACACGTCGCCGTACATGGCCTGAGGACCCCGGCCGGACAGCCTCACTTCGCCTTGCTCGGGTCCGCGCGCCCCGGCGCCTCCATGGCGCGCCCCTCCCGCCCTGCTGCGCGCAACTGACCGAGAGTCGGTGCCTTGGGGTCAGCTGGGGGCGCACAGAGTCCGCGACGCGTCCGCTCGCTCGCCTTTGCGCTCAGCTACCTTTCCCGCGGGGCGGCGGGCTGCAGGGCTCCGGGCTGCACAGCTCCGCGCCCGCGACCCTCGGGTTTTCTCAGTGTCTTGTCTTCTCCACGAGCCGGCCGGCCTCGGCTCGGATCCCCAGCCCGGGCGCCTCTGGGTTGCAGCGGTGACGAGAGGTGAGCGCGGCCACAGAGCGGGGTCCCCCCACCCCAGCGCCCGGACGCAGAATCCACCGGGGGCGGGGGCCGGGGAGTCCGCCGcgtccgccgccgccgccgccgctgctgtGACTCGGGGCAGTCCTGCCAGTGCCTGTCGAGACGCCCGATGCGCGCTGAGGCTGTCCCCACCGGCTCTGGCTGCTGCGCGCCGCTCTCCGGCAGGAGACTGAGGTCTGAGGCTGCTCCGAGCGCTCTCAGGTCCCAGGCGCGGGGCGGGACCGGCGGCGGTTGCCCCCAGGGAGCGTCTGTGAACCAATGAGGGCGAGAGAGGACACAGCAGCGACTGCCCCCCGCTTGATCGCACATCACTCACGGACAGAAGGACATAccgggagagaaagaaaaaacaaaaacaaaactagggGTCACAGTAAGACTGACGGACAAGAAGATACGGTTACAGACCTGTGAATAGAGATAGACAGTTGTGGACGCAAACCAACTCAGAGACAGGCTCAACCGGGGACACCTGCTTTCATCTTCCGCCTTGATGTTGTCCCCGCTGGTAGCACATCCCTTCCCGGGGACACCCGGTACAAAGGCCGAGACCACCCAGACAAGCGCCTTTTAAGGTGAAGCTGGCTCCACCGGTCCGGGCCTGCTCTCCACTTGCACCCTGAGACAGGGGTGCCTCCCTTACAGTGAACGACTCCCCTCAACTGTCTCCTGCCTCTTCTGCTTGGGTATAGAGGGGCAAGAGGAGGACATGAGGCTGGCGACAGCCTGCCTGGCCTTGGCAGCTGTGGCAATGGCTCTGTGGCAGGGACAGAGGTGGGCAGTTAGCTGGACATCCAGGAGCCCAAACGCCTCATTCCTCTGAGAAGTCTTccaagcacccccccccccccccattagaATAAGAAGCACTGTGCCTGCACTGCCCCTCCAGAGGTGCTTACTGCCCCAGATTGTCATGGCCTGGCAGGATTGGAGCTTGGGGGGAGCGAATGAGGTGCTGAGGGAGTGAAATTGAAGAGGGCACTTGCTCTCAGGACCATACAAATGAAGGGTCAGGAGTGAGTGCCTCCTGCAATTCTGAAACCTAGGTGCCTCACTCCCTCACCCTGGCTCTGCTGCCTGGTCACTTAAATGAGCCCCCTACACCATCAGCCAACGTcacctgtctctctccctcccccactgAAGTGTATGGTCTATAGTAAAGGCCTGGTAAACACCACTGAATGAACAGGTGAGAGAAAAGCTCAttgtcccctgcccccaccccaccccactgcacACCTGACCACAGGCAGAACAGGAGCAAGCACGGTGCTCCAGGCCCAGGGGGAGAGCTCCTCCCCAGTCCCCACTCAGCCCAGCAGAGACGCCTCGGGGACGTCTTTGTCTGAAAGGCCTGACTGCAGAGTGACTTCAGTGTGGGGTGCAGCAATGCTGAGAGAGGCCTCCTCTGTGCTGCCCTCCTTGTCCCATGGGTGGGCCCGCGGGGTGGAGGGCAGGATCTGCAGCCCTCAGCACTGTCCCATTACCCAGTCACCATCCCAGACACAGCCCTCTCTGGTCCTGGGGAGCTGCCCACTGGGCCCCAACAGACACCGTCTTGGCTGCTGCTTAGTCTTAACGCTTCAtttccagatgggaaaactgGCTCAGAGAGGGGCAAGGGCTTAGCTGTGTTAGCACAGGACAGCCACCACTGGACAGGGAGGCGGGGGCAGCAAGGACCGTGGGCCACCAGCCCAGGGCAGGGAGATCCTTCCTCTGAGGGCCTGACCTATTTTAGACAAGCTTTTCCTCAGCTGGCAGGCTCGCAGGGAACGTGATGTAAAACCAGAACAGCTCTGGGGAGGGTCAGCGTGGGGGTTGGATGGCTAGTTTTAGCCAGGCGAAGCCCCTGCCATCAGTCACTTTCTGGGTTGCACTAAGGCTTGAATGCAGGGCTTGAGCAGCTTGTTTGTTTGAGCAGCTTGTAGTTTGGCATTGGGCCTGGAACTTCCTCCAAGGGTCTGTATGGGGAGTAATATGGCCTTGCTTTCCCTGCTTCCTCTCAGGTTATGGGGTCAGGTAAGAGCCAGGACAGGGGGCAGGGAGCCTGGGCTTCTTGTTCCGACTCAGTCGAGAGGTCCTGAGTGGAATCTGGAGTAGGGCCCAGCCCTTTGGGTTGCAAGACGGGGGTTTGCTGTCAGTGATCTCTGGTTCCGTTCTAGAGAGGTACTCAGGGGGTCTACAAAAGTGAGTCCCTTCAGCTCAGAGGAGGGCTTTGCTCACTCTTTCCCCACAGTCACTGTTTATTATAGACACTGTTTTACAGAAGCCAAATAACACACACACAGCCTCAAAGGCTGTGAGTGGGGAGGTGAGGACTCGAACCCCGATACCAGAGCTCCAAATTCCACACACCAAACCACTGCAATAAACCACCTCTGGAGGAAAAGTGGTCCTCATGGCCCCTATTCATCGGAGTCTTACCTTAAGCAGAGCACTGAGCTTGTTCTTTGGCATTACCTGCTTTCTCCTCACCGCTCTGGGAGACGGGCACTGCAACCAGCCTCATTTTCCCGAAGAGGAAACTGGAACCAGAGAGGTAGTGTCacttgccaaggtcacacagccactTCATGGTACAGCTGGGCCTCACACTCTCCAGCCTGTGTTGGTTCACTCAGTCTTAGGTTCCTTCATCATTTGTGAAACTGAACAAAGAGCTTGTGCTCAGACTGCTTTTCCTTTTGGTAAAGTCGAAGGAGGTAGCTTATCCTTTTTTGGGGGTCCTTTTGGTTCTGCGGGGAGGGCCCTGTTTCTTTTCTGAAAGATATCCAGAGCCCCAAAAAGGGCAGTCCTGTTCCCTGAACATTCCCAGGCAGGAAATTAAACAAGGCTGGACTGAGTAAATGCAGAGATGAAGTATACACAGCTTTTTATACAAACGAGAGCGACCTTCCATTAAGGGAGCTTTGTGGGCCCATACATTGAAGCCCTTGCAAAACATTATAAAAGGGGCTTGGAGGTTGGCTTTGACAGGCAGAGGTCACAAGGCGGGACCTGAGGGCAGGCTCTTTCCCATTGCACAGTGGCGGAGGGACACGTGTGCTGCGACACGGTTGGTGTGCGGGGGGCGGGGAGAGGCCGCAGACGGCGCTCTTCCGGCCACATTGCAGCCTTTTGGCCTCCACTGAGCGGTGACTTGGGAGACCGGGAGCTGTAGAGGCGCAGGGTTTCATAAACGGTGCCACGCCGGCCTCGGCTGCTCGGGGAagctatttttgtttcttctgcaCACAAGGGGAATTATTATTAAGCCGCTCAGCCCAACACCGAAGCTGCGGAGGGAGGTCAAGAGTGAGAAGTGGCTCTCGGGGCGCTGGAGTTTGTTGGCGCTGCTCCGCGGGCGCGGCCGGGGAGGGTGCGCGCGTGGGTGCcgtgcggggggtggggggggccgCGCCCCCGGGGAGGCGACCAGAGCTGCAGGCCTTTTGGTTTTTCTGCTGCTTTTTTTGCCATGATGTCTTTGGCAACCGTAGAGGATGGTGACTTCAGGTGGCATTTTAGAAGGGCCGTTTTAAGAGCTAAATAacaggatggattatatggtgtgtgaataaaactatttaaaaaaaacccaaaaaactaaATAACAAGTGAGACAAGCCCAGGCTCTGAGATTAAATAATTCTCCAAAAGGAAATGGGGCCGCCGTGGGCTTGAGGAGCGGCCACGTCAGGGCTTTGCGAGGTGGCTGCGCCCGTGGGGTGGGACAGCGGTAGGCAGGGCGGGGCTGCGGCAGAGAGAAGCCTGGGCGGGGGAGGGAGCGCAGCAAACAGCCTAGGCGCCTCCTCCGGAGAGGGCATCGCCTGGCTCTGTCCTTTGATCTCGTGGGCCTCTTTGTCTCCTGTCTGGATCAGATGGTGGGATGGGAAGAGTCAGTCTCAGATGCCTGGAACCACCTGGTACTGGGATGGAAGGTACCAGATAAGGGACATACCTGGGCCTGGAGGCCGTGAGCACTGGCTATGACTTGGTGACAGGATGACTTTGGACATGACATTTTCTTGGACGAAGTCTCACCACTCACTGTTAGGGCATCAACAGCCTTCTCGTTTGTCAGGACAACGTCTGACCTCCCCTGCTTTGCTGGATCCCTTTAGCTATTTGGCCCCTAGCCAAATACAAGGCTTCTAAGCTCCTGGGACCGATGGCAGACTGATGGTCACCCCCTCGGCCAGAACACCAGCCGTCCCTGGGAAAGATGAAGGTTTGCACAATGGTGAAACTGCACCCCTCTTGCTGCCTGGGCCTGTACGGGGGTACTGGGGTGGAGTCCTGAGTGGGGTCACTGCCTGCTTAGGAGCAGGCCATCTCTCTGGCCAAGGATGGGAAAGTAGGTGAAGCTGGGATAGAGCCAGCATATGCCAGAAGGAGCCACGAGGTCTGGGAACAGGACTGGTTGTTTGGGATCAGTAGCTAGGCTCAGGGCCATCTGGCTGGGTCCCCCGGTCCCTGTCCGTGCACTTCCAGGGGAGGGCTGCTTCGCCTGAGTGAACACGTTGGGGAGAACTTGAGCTGGAGGGGTGTCTCAGCCCAGCGGTGGAGACAGGCAGCAcggcagggtgggggaggggtgtccaGTCAGTTAAGGGCTACTTCAGGGCACAGTCTGGGACTTGCTGGTGAGGTCAGGGGCAAAAAATAACTCGGCCAGGAAGTTTGTTTCTCTCTAGGCTTAAGTTTGCTAAATTTTGGTATGCATACTTCAGGAAGGAGGCAGTATTACTTCAGGGAGTGCATGGATGTAGCATTAAACATCATTGAGTCACCCAGTAAGAAAGTTACCGCCTTTTAATCTGTTTTAATTATCCAGATTATGGCAGGAAGAAAAATCCGGTTTTGTGCCATGTGAGCTTGTGTCCTGTGAGAAGCACGTGCGAGAGATTTATTGGGGGACATGCCTGTGATGAACGAGGGGTGAAGGAACAGCAGTAGGCGGGGAGAGCGCTCAGCTCACCGTGCAGGTCTGACCCCTGTGAAAGCCGAGCATGAAGGAAGGACATGGGAGGAAGAGGTTCAGATTTTAAAGTCTTGTCGGGCCAATCGAGAGTCCTAAGCAGAAGTTGCCAGTCAGAAGCAGCCCCTGTCCGACAGAATGCACGCAGCAGTCCGGCAGTGCTGGGCTCGGTGGTCAGGAGTAGAACAGTCTCTGCAGAGGAGCTGATGAGTCCTGAAGGAGAGGGCAGGTGCCAGAGGCTAAAGCCCCAGCAAGACTCCCCTCTCCTCCGAAgccccctctcccagcccctgccctggacTAACCCTCCTTTGGGGACACGCTCCTAACCTGGGTGGGACCCAGGCAGTCCCCAGCTGTTTACTGCTGGTTTGGACATAGGCCTCAGATTCAGTCTCTTCTAAGGGTGAGAGTCAGGGCCTTGTTATTTGGGTTTTGGCCTCTGAGTCTGAGACTGAGGTCAGCAGAACCCAGGGTCTCATCTGGACCCCTGCCTCCTGCCAGGGCCTCGTTTCTGTGGCTGGCTGTGCAAGGCCCACGTGTGGCCTGGGGTGTGCATCCTGGCGAgatcttcttttctctccttgaCGTCGGTGTTTCCACAGGAATTGCGGCTGCCCAGGCTGGATGCTGAGGTCACAACAGCCTCCTACCCTtcactctccttttctctctgagAATAAGCCCACAAAATTGGGCTttaaagtgaatatttatttagattgggaaacagaatcaaaataCACTACAACTTTTAAAAACCTGACAAAGATCCAAACTACATAGAAGTGATGCATATTGACTTCTGGTCCCATGCTTTCAAATCTCAGTTCCTCTCCATCCCCACATTGTCTGCTGACAGGAGTTGAGGACACCTTCCTATCAGGTTCCCTGGGAGCCTGTGACTTGTGTGCCGACACCACGAGCTGACATAGCATTAGTGGGAATGTTCCTGGAAGGTACTGCCAAGTGCCTGAACCATAATAACCGAAAGTCACATAATTACCTCCACAAACACTCAAGCCCAGTGCACCTCCCACTCAGCTTCCCCTCTGCTGGGTCCCCAAATGCTCCTGGGCTCTTTAGCGCCATCTAACTCGAGGAAAGTTGTGGCAGAGAGGAAGATGCAGTGGATGAGATGGTAGTCCTACCGGATCATGATTAAAATGCCTTTTGCAGATTTCACAGAAATTCATGACTGTGTgaacttgagctgggccctgagGCTTCCGTTTCGTTGGCTTCTTGGTGAACCCTCTCAGCTCCGCCCTGCGTGCATTCCCTGCCAGAGTGAGTCCCAGTCATCTTCAGGACATGGCTGGACTCAAGCACTCAGTGGCTCCCCACTGACCTTTTTCAAATCAAAGTCATCTCCCCTCGATGTTCAACCTagttttaaaagtaatatttggCCATTActgaaaactgagaaaatgtaGACATgggtaaagaagaaaatcaaaagccATCAGAGAGTCAACCCCGTAGGCAAGTAGTAACCATTTAGAGATTCGCCTCATCCCCCATTCACTGCCAGGGGTCTTACATTACATTAAGGCAGAGAGGTTTGAATGTGCAGCCATGAGCGCACGGGCTGGCCTTGTGTTCCCCCCTTCAGTCTGGCTGGTGGTTGTAGGACATTCCCGATTGTCCACCCCCAATACCGTTCTTACCCAGACTTCATGGTTCCAACAAGCGCGTGATTAAGAAACATGACACAGTTGGGATCTTTAGGAGCGAGATGTCAGTCTTGGCTCCAGCATGTCTGAGACGGTGGGAAGCGGTCCGTTCCTCGTGTACAGAGCCAGGTCTGTGTGTCTGAGGGTTCCCAGGACCAGAGTAACTGAGGCCTGGTCCTGCTTCCACCTGCCAGGAAAGCCTGATGTGTGAGGTGTGGAGGACAGGAGGGACAGTGGAAGGACTGGGAAGGTGGGAAGGGCCAGCTGTTCCTACTTTGCAGGGATCCGGAGCCAGGCCTGTGTGGAGACAGGGAAATGGCCCAGTGGACCTCTCACCCCACTCATGGTCAAGGGCAGCACCAGCCAGGAAGACTTGGTCCAAGTTAGCAAGAAGCTCTAGGATTGGGGACCTGCAGGGAGGGGTGTTACCGGCTCCTTGTACGTCCTTGTCTCTATCTCCTCCAGAATCAGCCTTTGGCCACTTTGTGGAGAGCTGGGGCCAGGTTGGGGGCCGCAGGAAGTACAGGCTTGAGTTCTCTGCCACCATAGTCTGCTCCATGAGCTAGTGACAGGATGGGCAGTTGGAGGCCCCTCTTCCTTCTCAGGGGATGAGGCCTGGCCCTGCCAGAGCAGGCACCTCCCTCCCGACTCAGCCCGCTCCTCCTGAAGACCTGGGCGAGCTTACAAATCTGCCTCTCCAGAGTCAGATTTAGGGTCTTCCTTCTCTCCGGAGCCATTCCCTCTGGCTGCTGTCTGACCTCCTGCAGACCCTGTCTTCATGGGCACAAATCCTAAGGTCACCTCCCAAGTTAGTGTGATCACTGAGACATCCTTCTGACAACATTGGCTCCTCatgtttttctcctcttctcctgtTCCCACTTCCACTGCcacttaaaatataaagaaggatTCCATATTTgactagaaagaagaaaaaaaaaccaagtttACAAAATttaggagcattttctttcaggGTTTGAGATTATGTTGTTGTTCTCCcagaggttaaaaaaacaaatcaaaacttgGTTTCTCTTCCTTTAGCTCCCAGGGTTCCCAATCCCCTTGACTTCAGATGTGTCCTTCCCTACAGCCAGTCCCCCCCCTGCTCCACACCTTCCTGGTGGCCAGTGTCTAGAAGACGTTTCTTGCCTCTTGTTTCTTTCCTGGTCCTTCCTGCAGCTGGCCGGGTCAGAGTGGCTGCCGGAGGCTGGGATGGGAGGCCCTGTGGTCGGAGGGCAGGGACCAAGGGGAGCCCCTGACCTTCTGGGGAAGCAGCCCATTAGGCCCCAGAAAATCTGAGGAAGAATATGCTTTTCACTCTCAGTGCTTGACAGGGGAAAATAGGCCCATGGTTTGATTCATGAGgaaatgtgattatttttaaaaagttttaagtgAGAGAACTGAAGCTGTCCTTTACATGGTATTTTAAAGCCTAAATTAGGAACCATATTAG
This region of Tamandua tetradactyla isolate mTamTet1 chromosome 20, mTamTet1.pri, whole genome shotgun sequence genomic DNA includes:
- the SMIM32 gene encoding small integral membrane protein 32 isoform X1, with the protein product MRLVAVPVSQSGEEKAVMCDQAGGSRCCVLSRPHWFTDAPWGQPPPVPPRAWDLRALGAASDLSLLPESGAQQPEPVGTASARIGRLDRHWQDCPESQQRRRRRRTRRTPRPPPPVDSASGRWGGGTPLCGRAHLSSPLQPRGARAGDPSRGRPARGEDKTLRKPEGRGRGAVQPGALQPAAPRER
- the SMIM32 gene encoding small integral membrane protein 32 isoform X2, translating into MYGDVFNTTGGPEAAAGGALAPGATVKAEGALPLELATARGVRDGAAAKPDLPTYLLLFFLLLLSVALVVLFIGCQLRHSAFAALPHDRSLRDARAPWKTRPV